A stretch of Lactiplantibacillus brownii DNA encodes these proteins:
- a CDS encoding Rossmann-fold NAD(P)-binding domain-containing protein, producing the protein MNNTVIIRGLFEFVQQLILIAMAKDLPLNLIVAAETDETPRYQSLITASSACRHFTLQAPGKPDYSQADSLIIGNLVPLAADRDAEADLQATLPLFRNYINAVMAAGFNGKLVLTGSNDAVLSVLAARFSGVDHQRVLGLGTLPQSRLLERLLQDQLNVGASDVHAFVVGTAREHLISWSRSYIGPAPVLTYLANQAISFGASEMGADQERIDEPAIVTNQTLSVLALVQVLRAFYDQAPFIGTVTNVQTTTDDQLVGLASPVLISANGIKRLADMVLSDEEQKEYAEIAAQVRHDLDRVEAGEFDQDDDEQA; encoded by the coding sequence ATGAACAATACAGTTATTATTCGTGGCTTATTCGAATTCGTACAACAACTTATTTTGATTGCGATGGCTAAAGATTTGCCATTAAATTTGATTGTTGCCGCGGAAACTGACGAGACGCCGCGCTATCAATCCTTGATTACAGCGAGTTCTGCCTGTCGTCACTTTACCTTACAGGCACCGGGGAAGCCGGATTATTCGCAGGCAGACAGCTTGATCATTGGCAATTTAGTGCCTTTGGCAGCGGATCGTGATGCAGAAGCTGATTTACAGGCGACGTTACCCTTATTTCGAAATTATATTAATGCGGTGATGGCCGCGGGATTCAATGGCAAATTAGTATTGACTGGTAGCAATGATGCCGTCTTGAGTGTGCTGGCCGCTCGTTTCAGTGGGGTTGATCATCAACGCGTCTTAGGCTTGGGTACTTTACCACAAAGTCGCTTGTTGGAACGGTTATTACAGGATCAATTAAATGTTGGGGCCAGTGATGTGCACGCGTTTGTCGTGGGAACGGCTCGTGAACATTTGATCTCTTGGAGTCGCTCATACATTGGCCCGGCACCGGTCTTAACTTATTTGGCCAATCAAGCGATCAGTTTTGGTGCCAGTGAAATGGGTGCTGATCAAGAACGGATCGATGAACCGGCAATTGTTACCAATCAAACCTTGAGTGTGTTAGCATTAGTACAAGTCTTACGGGCGTTTTATGACCAGGCGCCCTTTATTGGGACGGTCACCAATGTTCAAACCACGACGGATGACCAACTGGTTGGTTTAGCGTCGCCGGTATTGATTAGTGCCAATGGCATTAAACGACTGGCAGATATGGTTTTGTCAGACGAAGAACAAAAAGAATACGCGGAAATTGCGGCGCAGGTTCGCCACGATTTGGACCGCGTTGAAGCAGGGGAGTTTGATCAAGATGACGATGAACAGGCCTGA
- the lpdA gene encoding dihydrolipoyl dehydrogenase, whose product MVVGDFAEERDTMIVGAGPGGYVAAIRAAELGQKVTVIEKEYVGGVCLNVGCIPSKALISAGHRLQEVKDSKIFGIKNIQEPVLDFKTTQDWKDHQVVDRLTGGVKMLLKKHKVEIVEGEAYMHDNHTLRVMNGDHTGQTYKFKHLIIATGSRPVEIPGFKFNGRVVDSTGGLNLPEVPKELVVIGGGYIGSELAGAYANLGAHVTILEGTLQILPNFEKDMVKLVLKSFKDKGVTVVTNAMAKNSEQDDSGVTVTYEVDGKEESVRADYCMVTVGRRPNTDDMGLEYTDVKLTDRGLIEVDQQGRTAAQDIFAIGDIVAGPALAHKAFAEGKVAAGAISGKKTANDYVSVPAVCFTDPELATVGMTKAEAEKAGLKVTVSKFPFAGNGRAISLNSMEGFFRLVSTKDEGTIVGAQIAGPGASDLISELSVAVNGSLNVEDLALTIHPHPTLGEVVQEAADVAMGYPTHI is encoded by the coding sequence ATGGTTGTAGGAGATTTTGCTGAAGAACGCGATACAATGATCGTTGGTGCGGGTCCTGGTGGCTACGTTGCTGCGATTCGGGCCGCTGAACTTGGTCAAAAAGTGACCGTCATTGAAAAAGAATATGTTGGTGGGGTCTGCTTGAATGTTGGCTGTATTCCATCAAAGGCCTTGATCAGTGCTGGTCATCGGCTCCAAGAAGTCAAAGATAGTAAAATCTTTGGAATTAAGAATATTCAAGAACCAGTTTTGGACTTCAAGACGACTCAAGATTGGAAAGATCATCAAGTCGTTGACCGTTTAACTGGCGGGGTCAAGATGTTATTGAAGAAGCATAAGGTTGAAATCGTTGAAGGGGAAGCTTACATGCACGATAACCATACGTTACGTGTTATGAATGGCGACCACACGGGTCAAACTTATAAATTCAAGCATCTGATTATTGCCACCGGTTCACGTCCAGTTGAAATTCCTGGATTCAAATTTAATGGTCGTGTCGTGGACTCTACTGGTGGTTTGAATTTGCCAGAAGTTCCTAAAGAATTAGTTGTCATTGGTGGCGGGTACATCGGCTCAGAATTGGCCGGTGCTTACGCTAACCTTGGCGCACATGTGACGATCCTTGAAGGGACCCTACAGATTTTGCCAAACTTTGAAAAAGACATGGTTAAGTTAGTCTTGAAGAGTTTCAAGGACAAGGGTGTGACGGTTGTAACGAACGCCATGGCTAAGAACTCGGAACAAGATGACAGCGGTGTCACAGTGACTTATGAAGTCGATGGTAAGGAAGAATCCGTCCGCGCTGACTATTGCATGGTCACCGTTGGTCGGCGGCCAAATACCGACGACATGGGCTTGGAATACACCGATGTTAAGTTAACTGATCGTGGTTTGATCGAAGTTGATCAACAAGGTCGCACTGCGGCCCAAGATATCTTTGCAATTGGGGATATTGTGGCTGGTCCTGCTTTGGCTCATAAGGCCTTTGCTGAAGGCAAAGTTGCTGCTGGCGCAATCAGTGGCAAGAAGACCGCTAACGATTACGTTTCGGTACCCGCAGTTTGCTTCACGGATCCTGAATTAGCAACTGTTGGGATGACTAAAGCTGAAGCTGAAAAAGCTGGCTTGAAGGTAACAGTTTCTAAGTTCCCATTTGCTGGGAATGGTCGTGCGATTTCTTTGAACTCGATGGAAGGTTTCTTCCGCTTAGTTTCGACTAAGGATGAAGGTACAATCGTCGGGGCACAAATTGCTGGTCCTGGTGCGAGTGACTTGATTTCTGAATTAAGTGTCGCCGTCAACGGTAGTTTGAATGTTGAAGATTTGGCATTGACGATTCATCCACATCCAACTTTGGGCGAAGTCGTCCAAGAAGCTGCGGATGTGGCGATGGGTTACCCAACTCATATTTAA
- a CDS encoding 2-oxo acid dehydrogenase subunit E2, with protein MAYKFKLPELGEGLEEGEIATWLVKPGDQVKEDDSLVEIQNDKSVEELPSPVDGTILKILVPEGETAKIGDVIVEIDDGSGDNAEPAAAPAENATADKPAATPAPAATDAAPATSAPVAPADPNKRILAMPSVRQYARDKDIDISQVTASGAHGQITKQDIDNYTGAPAATGSQAAPAANTAAPAAEAAPAPEPVKPYVSDTPELETREKMTPIRKAISKAMVNSKHTAPHVTLFDEVEVTALMAHRKKYKTIAADRDIHLTFLPYFVKALVAVLQQFPEFNASVDDANKEIVYKHYYNIGVATDTDRGLLVPNIKHAEGKGLFAIAKEITDNTQKAYDGKLKAKEMSGASITISNIGSIGGGWFTPVINQPEVAILGVGRIGKEPYVNEDGEIVVGRMQKLSLSFDHRLIDGATAQKAMNLLKQLLHDPELLLMEG; from the coding sequence ATGGCTTACAAGTTTAAATTACCAGAGCTTGGCGAAGGCCTAGAAGAAGGCGAAATCGCCACTTGGCTCGTTAAACCTGGCGATCAAGTCAAGGAAGACGATTCTCTAGTTGAGATTCAAAACGATAAATCTGTTGAAGAACTACCATCACCAGTTGATGGGACAATTTTGAAAATCTTGGTACCAGAAGGTGAAACAGCTAAAATCGGTGATGTGATCGTTGAAATCGATGATGGTTCTGGCGATAATGCTGAACCAGCGGCGGCACCGGCAGAAAATGCAACCGCTGACAAACCGGCGGCAACACCAGCACCAGCCGCAACGGATGCGGCACCAGCAACCAGTGCGCCTGTCGCACCTGCTGATCCAAACAAACGGATCTTAGCAATGCCATCCGTACGTCAGTATGCCCGTGACAAAGATATCGATATTTCTCAAGTCACGGCATCTGGTGCACATGGTCAGATCACAAAACAAGATATTGACAACTATACAGGCGCTCCTGCGGCAACTGGTTCGCAAGCGGCACCGGCAGCTAACACGGCGGCACCAGCAGCTGAAGCAGCACCGGCACCAGAACCAGTCAAACCATATGTTTCTGATACACCAGAATTAGAAACACGCGAAAAGATGACGCCAATTCGGAAAGCCATCTCTAAAGCAATGGTCAACAGTAAACATACTGCGCCACATGTGACTTTGTTTGATGAAGTTGAAGTAACTGCTTTGATGGCTCATCGGAAGAAGTACAAGACGATTGCTGCTGATCGTGACATTCATTTGACTTTCTTACCATACTTTGTCAAAGCTTTGGTTGCGGTATTACAACAATTCCCAGAATTTAACGCGTCAGTTGATGATGCCAACAAGGAAATTGTTTACAAACATTACTACAATATCGGGGTTGCAACGGATACCGATCGTGGTTTGTTAGTACCAAATATCAAGCATGCTGAAGGTAAGGGCTTGTTTGCTATTGCCAAGGAAATTACTGACAATACCCAAAAAGCTTACGATGGCAAATTGAAGGCTAAAGAAATGAGTGGCGCTTCAATTACGATCAGTAACATTGGTTCAATTGGTGGTGGCTGGTTTACACCAGTGATCAATCAACCTGAAGTGGCGATCTTAGGGGTCGGCCGTATCGGGAAAGAACCATATGTCAACGAAGATGGTGAAATCGTCGTTGGTAGAATGCAGAAATTGTCCTTAAGTTTTGATCACCGTCTAATTGATGGTGCCACTGCTCAAAAAGCAATGAACTTATTGAAACAATTATTGCATGATCCAGAATTACTTTTGATGGAAGGATGA
- a CDS encoding alpha-ketoacid dehydrogenase subunit beta — protein MSKKTYIQAITDALRLELGSDEKTLIFGEDVGKNGGVFRATDGLQAEFGEDRVFDTPLAESGIGGLSIGLALEGFRPIPEIQFLGFIFETLDSIAGQMSRERFRTGGTRHMPITIRSPYGGGTHTPEMHADSLEGYLAQIPGLRVVTPSNPYDAKGLLISSIRNNDPVFFLENLKLYRSMKADIPDEAYTVPLDKANVVREGTDITLIAYSAQVNQSLKVAEKLEKEGISVEVVDLRTLSPLDEETILKSVEKTGRAVAIQEAQRQAGIAANVASLIAEKGALYLSAPVGRVSAPDTVYPFGLAEDDWLPAEDEIEAKTREILNY, from the coding sequence ATGTCAAAGAAAACATATATTCAAGCGATTACCGATGCACTTCGATTAGAATTAGGGTCTGATGAAAAGACGTTAATTTTTGGTGAAGACGTTGGTAAAAACGGCGGGGTTTTCCGGGCAACTGACGGTCTCCAAGCTGAATTTGGTGAAGATCGGGTCTTCGATACACCTTTAGCTGAATCTGGTATTGGTGGCTTATCCATCGGGTTAGCACTAGAAGGCTTTCGCCCAATTCCAGAAATCCAATTTTTAGGGTTCATTTTTGAAACTTTGGATTCTATTGCCGGTCAAATGTCACGGGAACGTTTCCGGACAGGTGGGACACGACATATGCCAATTACCATCCGTTCACCATATGGTGGTGGGACGCATACGCCAGAAATGCATGCCGATTCATTAGAAGGCTACTTAGCACAAATCCCTGGGTTACGAGTTGTTACCCCATCGAATCCATATGATGCCAAAGGACTCTTAATTTCATCGATTCGAAACAATGATCCAGTCTTCTTCCTTGAAAACTTAAAGCTATACCGGTCAATGAAAGCCGATATTCCAGATGAAGCTTACACGGTTCCGTTGGATAAAGCTAACGTGGTTCGTGAAGGAACTGACATTACATTGATCGCATACAGTGCCCAAGTGAACCAATCCTTAAAGGTTGCGGAAAAGCTTGAAAAAGAAGGTATCTCAGTCGAAGTGGTTGACTTACGGACCTTATCACCATTAGATGAAGAGACGATTCTGAAGTCAGTTGAAAAAACTGGTCGGGCCGTTGCGATTCAAGAAGCACAACGTCAAGCTGGGATTGCTGCTAATGTGGCTTCCTTAATTGCTGAAAAAGGCGCGTTGTACTTGAGTGCACCAGTTGGTCGGGTTTCAGCTCCAGATACGGTTTATCCATTTGGGCTAGCTGAAGACGACTGGCTCCCTGCGGAAGATGAAATTGAAGCAAAAACCCGTGAGATCTTAAATTACTAA